The Panicum virgatum strain AP13 chromosome 5K, P.virgatum_v5, whole genome shotgun sequence genome has a window encoding:
- the LOC120709815 gene encoding uncharacterized protein LOC120709815: protein MPWMPVLLKATSHPSSGSVDDPSILVGPLKTAHGGYTHIFIAIDKFTKWIEVKPVSSMSVAKAAEFIQEITHRFGVPNRIIIDLGTSVTGSEFWDFCQESCIDVYYASVAHPRCNGQVERANGLILRGLKARIFDPIEKYISKWIQEQPKVVWGLRTQRSRGTGYSRFFMVYGSEAILPTDIAFGALHTQNYDKGEAESTRRTDLDSAEEHRLTAALQHARYEQQLCRYHDKNVQQRDFNVGDLVLR from the coding sequence ATGCCTTGGATGCCAGTTCTTCTCAAAGCAACATCACATCCCAGCTCAGGCTCTGTGGACGATCCCTCCATCCTGGTGGGACCCCTGAAAACAGCGCACGGCGGCTACACCCATATATTCATCGCCattgacaagttcaccaagtggatcgaggtgaAGCCGGTCTCTTCCATGTCAGTAGCCAAGGCAGCCGAGTTCATCCAGGAGATAACGCACAGGTTCGGAGTGCCCAATCGGATCATCATAGACCTGGGCACCTCTGTCACTGGATCGGAATTCTGGGACTTCTGTCAGGAAAGCTGCATCGATGTGTACTACGCCTCCGTGGCTCATCCCAGGTGCAACGGCCAGGTGGAACGCGCTAATGGCTTGATCCTCCGGGGGCTCAAAGCCAGGATTTTCGACCCGATCGAAAAATACATCTCCAAGTGGATCCAGGAACAACCCAAAGTAGTATGGGGGCTGCGTACGCAGAGAAGCCGGGGCACTGGCTACTCCCGCTTCTTCATGGTCTACGGTTCTGAGGCTATCCTCCCGACGGATATTGCCTTTGGTGCTCTGCACACCCAGAACTACGACAAAGGCGAGGCCGAATCAACTCGGCGAACAGACCTTGACTCGGCCGAGGAGCACCGTCTGACGGCAGCCCTCCAGCACGCCCGGTACGAGCAGCAGCTATGTCGTTATCATGACAAAAACGTCCAGCAACGCGACTTCAACGTCGGCGACCTGGTACTCCGATAG